The region AAGCCaggagggggaggcaggaggggggTTTATTGACCACATGGACATCCCAAGGATTGCATGATCAGGAGCTGAGGGAGTTGAGTTGGCTGgtgaggagctgtgggtgcccctgcTGGTTGTGCTGGTGCTGAACACCTTCCCTGCAGGCAGCGCTGGTGGTAGAGAAGGCACTGGGTGACCTCTGGATCCAGCTGCCCTGCATTGACCAGCTGGGCAGCTGCACCTACAACGACGTCTGCAGCATTCTGGATGAGCTCATCCCACCCGGCACGCCCTGCCCGGAGCCCCTGCTGACCTATGGCATCCCCTGCCACTGCCCCTTCAAAGCGGTACGGCCGTGCCCTGCGGTGACACTGGCACTGCCACTGGGTGCCACTGTGCCCTCTGGTGCTGGGCTGGCCTTCTGACTGACCtcttgtctgtctgtcccctctCTCCACAGGGCTCCTACTCCCTGCCAGCCAGCGATTTTGATGTGCCCGATGTGGAGCTCCCTTCCTGGATGACCAACGGCAACTACCGCGTGCGGGTGGTGGTCAGCAATGGCGGGGaggagctcagctgtgtcaAACTGGCCTTCTCCCTGCACTCCCACTGAGGGGTGGGACACTTGCCCTCATATCCCCTCCAGCTTGgtcccctgtcccatcccatcctgtgcCAACCCATCCCTGTGAggtccttccctcctgctgtcaGGAGGAGGCACCTCCTGTCCCCCCCAGtgcctccttccctgctgcacccagagaGGCCCCTTTGGCTGTTctgctgtccccaaacccaTCACCTGGGTGTCTCCTGCCTGGACAGGGTGGCCTTGGAGCCTAACTCCAGCATGACCTGGGGTTGTTATTTTTTAtccaatttttttgttttcttcttattCCTATCAGGGCAATTTTAGACAAAAACATTCCAGAGAAAAGCAGTATTTCTTGGAGCAGTCCGTGGGGATGAGGGAGTGTTTGGGAGTGCTGGGGCAGGCTAGAGGGATGCAGCACTAGTTGCAGAGGGTGTTCCTGCTTCCCACCATCtctggccagagcacaggactGTTTTGCAGAAGTGTCCCTACCCCACACAGCAGCTTTGAACCTGCTGTTGCTGCATCCCTGTCCTGCATGGGGAACCAGCTTGGTGGCACGAAGCACCTGTGAAAGGCACCTCCCCATGCTCCTCCTGTGGCAAACAGGAACACCTGAGAAACCACCCAAGCCCCACATGGGCATTCCCACTTAGGGGGGGACCAAGAGGCTGGTGACTCCCAGCAGCAGAAGAGGTTGTTGGTTGATGACTGTGCTCCAGAGGGGGACACAAGGCTGTGAtgcactgctggggcacagcctggctgaggaCCAGTCACATTCATCTCATTTTTCCTCTGAGAGTGAGCCAAGGCAGGATGCTGCACTGGGACTGtccttcccctgtgctggcagaggcacccaaacacagcagcatcCTGAACATGGGATAACTGGGAGATGACCATGAAATCCACCAGCCTAGATCctattttggggtgtcctggctgtggctggggaCTGTCATGTGGGCAGGCAGAGTCCTTCTTGCTGCAGCTTTGGGCAGGGTGTGAGCCTGTCATCACTCCCCTGTGCCAGGTGCCACCAGCCACCCACATCCCTTGCTGTCCCTGCGTGCTTGTGTTTTGTAGCCCCTCGATAGGGCTTCTACAAGCACTTTATAGGCCTTAACTGCTGCGGGTGCTCCTCCACCACGCAGATGTGCTCCCACTGCCTTTCTGTGCCCTCCACTCGCTTTGTTTCACCCTCTGGCTTTGCCTGGAGAAGCACTAaccctctgcccctgctccccttcAGTGCCACGGCAGCAACCTCCTTTTGGGCAGGTTCTGCAGGTTCTTAATAAATCTTTTTACCAGGACGTGGAGCTGGTGCCTCTTGTTGCTGGGGGTGACCTGGAGGTGACATTTATTTCGCTGGAAATAGTGTGGATGTGGGTGTGAGCTGGGGGAAGTGGAGGTGCTGtggtggggacagcagtggaGGATGCTGTGGCCATTGgagctgagcagccctgggggcagtTCCTGTGTGAAGAGCAGGGATCTGCAAACGCTGCTTTGTgatgtggggacacagggacacagccatggCCCAGGGAGCCACAGCTCATGCTGGGGGGCTTTGAGGGTGTCACACATTTGGGTGACCTTCTTTAACCCTGACACCTGCATGGCTCTGCAGGTTTGCCCCAAGGCAAGGGgatcacagaagcacagaatcaATGAGCTTGAAGATCTCTGTGATCACCACCTCACTCTGTGAGTCCAACCCCTGACTGAGCACCACTATGTCCCCTTCACCATGGTGCTGAGTGTCATGTCctgtctttccttaaacacctccagggatggtgactccaccatctccctgggcagtctgATCACTCTCTCTGTGAAGAAAGCCCTCCTAAAGTCCAACCTAAACATTCCCTGGCGCAGCTCAGCACCTTGTCCTCCTGTCATAGCGctggctgcctgggagcagagcccgacgCCACACGGCTTTACCCTCCCTTGAGGGAGTTGTAGAGTGTGATAAAGCCACCCCCGAGCCTCCTGCAGGCCGAACAAGCTCAGATccctcacagtgctgtgctccagACCGCTGCCCAGCTCGGTTCCCATCCCCGGCCGCCCCTCGGGGGTTCGGCGCTGCCGCCTTTCCCCACAGCGGCCTCGGGGCCCGCccgccgccagggggcgccaccgcccgcgcccggccccgcccggccccgcccctcgcCCTCAGAGCTGCCCGCGCGCACGCGCCGCGCTCAGCTGAGCCGCGGTCACGTGACGGCGCGGCCGAGCGAgcgggcccggcggggccgggcggtgcGGGCGGCGGAGAGGTGCGGAACCGGGACAGGGACCGGGAACGAGGGGACGGGCACCGGGACAGGCACCGGGGGGCTGCGGGTGGATGGGTGGGGGCTGTCAGCCGCCTGTCAGCCCGCCGCGTGCCCGGAGAGCCGGGGTTGCGGTGGATGCGCGGGGTGCCGGCAGTGCCGCCGTCCCGCGTGGGTGCTCGGGGCAGCCGGGGCGCGCTGAGGGACTCGGGGCTCCGGGGCCTCGTtggcagcccctgtgcaggggCGGGTGCTCAGGGCCTGGGGGTCCTGGCAGCTGACATGGGTGCTGGAGGCTGACATGGGTGTGCTCGGGGTGCCTGGGGGTGCTGAAGGCTGACATGGGTGCTGGGGGTttctggaggtgctggaggctGACATGGGCGTGCTGGCAATGCCCTGCAGGAAGGCTGGCACCCCATGGGGCTCCTCCGGGCGTGCCATGCAGCGTAGGGGGCACAGCCCCCGATGTGAGGTGCTGGGAAGGGTGCGGAATGCTCTGCGGCACTGGGAGGGTGCAGGGAGCCCCACACTGTGCAGgcttcagctgtgctgctctgtggaggGGCAAGtggagctggcagcacagcctggctgcagtgggagctgtggggactGGTGGAGTTTGTGCCCAGCAGCCTCCGTGTGGGGAGAAGCTGGGCTGAGGGCACTGGCTCATGCTGTGAAACGTTGGAAAGGTGAATCTGGGGGTtctctggagctgtgggagcactGGGTAGCACAGGGACAAGAGAACTGATGCTGTGACTGGGAGGTGTCAGGCTGGCATGGACATGGTGGCCTGGGAAAGGGGCTTGTTGTTGGCTCTCCTTTGTGTCAGGAGGTGGGTTATTACAAGAAGTGCTTTGGAAATGAAGGATTCAACATGTGTGGTAGGAAGCAGCAGTGAGTTTTGCTCACTTTTCTGGAAGATTTCCTGATCTACACACAGACCCagctcagctggggacagctgtcATGGTCAGCAGCAAGTAGCAGCTTGCTTTTGACTTCTGGCACGGGGCTATCGCTGTAAGGGACAAAATTCTGTCACCACCCCCCCCCCAGCTTTCCTAATAGGATGAAATTGCTTCTGTGTGTGGGTGGCAAAAAAAGCACATGAGAGTGGCTGAGGAGTTGGGTTTGAAGTGGGAACCGAATGTTCCTGCCTTTGCTGTTTCCAGTGACAAGGAAATGGTGTAATGGggttttgctttgattttaaatgtttttcttgtggATGAGACAAgttttgcagcttttccttgTTGGTTGTGGGAGAGCAGAGTGCTCGCTCCCTGCTGCTATGCAACCTTTAATCCAGACACGAGGCAGGCAAGTCACGATGAATGCATTTCCCTGGCTCttcaaagcagaaagcagacGGGCCTgcttgaaagggaaaaaaaaatccacagggAGCAATCAGGCAGAGTGATGTCAGCACGTTGTGTTTATCTCAAACTCACTGCTCTTGGGTGCTTTGGATGCTGTGCAGGCCCTCCTTGGGATGGGTACCCATGCCCAACCCAGTCCTGCACCCCTTCTGCCCACTCTCTctgccctctgccagcccatggTGCTTGGCAGAGCCTCCCAGGTTTCTGTGCTGCCCCTTGGGCCTGTCAGTGATGACAAACAGCTTCTAACGCTTTCCTTGTGTAAACTCCTTCTGCCGCTCTtcccgctccctgccctgccggATCCCTGCCTGCGGCAGAGCCGGTTCAGGACACCATGACGTGTCCCAGCTGTGAGGGAGGAGGCTGGGCAGGAGTGGTGCATGTGCTGCCTTTGGCTCTGGAGAGCCTGCCTGCCAGCCAGCCTGcctcactgctgctccagagcctggTACTCCATGGGAcactctgctccttcctgctgctggtgttgctggtgctgcaggaaatACAGGACTGCTGTGGCCTGGATAactgctccagagcagcagggatctGGAGCATCCAGACCTGGGGGAAATCCCTTGCTCTCTGCTACCCTTCTGATCACCAGGCTGGACCCTCCCAGTGGTTGCAGCCCTTGGCTTGTTTTCCATGTAGCAGCCaggtttgcagagcagtgcTCTGGGGAATGCCTCGGTGCTCTGTGGGTGAAGCAGCACCCAGGTGGCCCAGGCTGAGCattcctggcacagccagatGTGTTGGTCTGTGCTGAGGTTGCATCTGGAAGGCTCTTGCATGACTTGGTGGGTTCATGAAGAGCTCTGGCAGGAAACGAGACAGTTTTTTGCAGTAGTaacatttctctgctgcttcctcttgCTCCCAGTTCTTTACCAGTGCTGGGGAGTGGGATGGGGGAGCACCAGGACTGCTGGGGCAGGTGTGAAGCCTGAGGCATGACAGCCCAGAGGAGCCGTGGGGCAGGGACTGGATCACCGGTCTGTGGCGCAAGAGCCTTACACATAATTTCCCTGCCTCTGGTGCTCCTTCCCAGTGGGTGTTTGGGATACTGGGTGTGGCATCATGAACCAGCTGATTATTTTCCAGACAAAGGCATGAGGTGTGTGTCCTTGGTGAGGCTTGTGCTGGTGCCCCTGGTTTGCTGGACACTGTTGGAGTTTCTGTTGGAGCAAGagctccaggctgtgcaggtgccTCATCCTGGGAAGTCCCTTTTCCCCATAGGCACCTTCTTGGCTGTGAAATCTTTGGGGCAGGTGTTTTGCTGTCAGCACATGATCTGTGCTCCTCACTAATGGGAGTATAAtaaatttttgtaaaaaaaatctctttaataaaaattcttcaataaggaaaaaaaaaacgggaaaagaaaaaaaagagaagttagGAAACTTTCCCTTCCCTGGCAAGAGCAAGCTGTTCCCTTGCAGC is a window of Ammospiza caudacuta isolate bAmmCau1 chromosome 16, bAmmCau1.pri, whole genome shotgun sequence DNA encoding:
- the GM2A gene encoding ganglioside GM2 activator — protein: MLCAGLALALCALQLVPAALAGPQPPLLVERSGARRLSKVGGFAWENCGDKRDPVVLQSLSVAPDPISIPGSLRVSAAVKSGKTMGSPLKAALVVEKALGDLWIQLPCIDQLGSCTYNDVCSILDELIPPGTPCPEPLLTYGIPCHCPFKAGSYSLPASDFDVPDVELPSWMTNGNYRVRVVVSNGGEELSCVKLAFSLHSH